The genome window TCGGCGAGTCTGCAGAGCCTGTGGCGATCGCCTTTAATTCCGGCCTCCAGCAAAGAAGCGGCCGTGGTTGCCGCACTGAAGGGCAAGTGCGAAACGCTCACAGTGTCGCTGCTCACACTGTTGATCGCCAAGAGTCGCGAGGAGATGCTGCCCGGCGTGGTGACGGAACTTCAGCGGCTTGCGGATGCCGCAAAGGGTGTTGTGCGGGCTGAGGCCGTGTTTGCGCTGCCGCCGACGCCGGATCAGATAGGACGCTTGCGGCGCAGCCTGGAGCTGCGTACCGGGCAGCGGGTTGAGCTGACGGTGGATACCGAGCCGGCCGTGCTGGGCGGCGTTCTGGTGAGGCTGCAGGATACGCTTATCGATGGAACCGTGCGCGGCTCGTTGGAGCGGATGCGCGACCACCTGCTTGCCGAGGCGCAATCTTAGAGGCCCAACCGGCCGCATATGATGGGAGACTGAGGACTACATCCTTATGGCTATTCGACCCGAAGAGATAACTGGGATCCTTGAACGTGAGTTGGGCGGCCTCTCCGGCCACCTCAATGAGGTGGGCGTTGGCACCGTTTTGCAGGTGGGCGACGGAATCGCCCGCATCTACGGGCTGCAGGACTGTATGGTGTCGGAGCTGCTCGAGTTTCTCGACAGCCGCGGCAATCCCGTATTGGACAGCAATGGTGCGCCGGTCCGCGCCATCGCACTGAACCTTGAAGAGGATAATGTCGGCGCGGTTGTACTTGGGCCGATTGAGCAGATCAAGGAAGGCACGGTCGTCAAGCGAACGTCGCGCATCGTGGAGGTGCCTGTCGGCGAGAAGATGCTCGGGCGCGTTGTGAGCGCACTGGGGGACCCGCTGGATGGCGGCGGACCGATTGTCACTACTGAAACCGCGTTTATCGAGGCGCGCGCGCCCGGAGTTGTCGACCGCCAGCCGGTCAAGGAGCCGCTACAGACCGGCCTCAAGGCTATCGATGCGCTGGTGCCAATCGGACGCGGACAGCGCGAGCTGATTATCGGCGACCGCGGAACCGGCAAAACAGCAATTGCGCTTGACGCTATAATCAACCAAAAGGGCGGCGACGTCATCTGCATCTACGTGGCGATCGGGCAAAAGGCCACGACGGTCGGCAACGTGAAGCTGGCGTTGGAGGCCAATGGCGCCATGGCCTACACGATCATCGTGTCGGCTGCCGCCTCAGATCCGGCGCCTATGCAGTACATCGCCCCGTACACCGGGTGCGCCATCGGTGAGTTCTTTCGCAACCAGGGTAAACACGCTCTGGTGATCTACGACGACCTGTCCAAGCATGCGGTTGCCTACCGGCAGGTTTCCCTGCTGCTGCGCCGGCCGCCAGGTCGCGAGGCCTATCCCGGTGATGTCTTCTACCTGCACAGCCGCCTGCTGGAGCGAGCGGCAAAGGTGCGTGAGGACTACGTGATTGTAGCCAGGGATGCCGCGGCAGAGACCAGCACCGGCGTGGACGGCAAGGTCTACGAAGGCGGAGACGGGTCGAAGGAAGCGAAGAAGGCGGCAGCAGCGCTGCCGAATGCGGCAGAGGTAGAAGTCCGCCGCGTGCCGGGTACCGGCGGCACGCTCACCGCCCTGCCAATCATCGAGACCCTGGCCTCCGACGTATCGGCCTACATCCCGACCAATGTCATCTCGATTACCGACGGCCAGATATTCCTGGAGCCGGATCTCTTCTTTGCCGGTGTGCGTCCGGCGATCAACGTGGGTATCTCCGTCAGCCGCGTTGGCCGCTCCGCGCAGGTAAACGGTATGAAGAAGGTTGCCGGAAGGATGCGGCTCGATTTGGCGCAGTATCGGGAGGTGCAGGCGTTTTCACAGTTCGCGTCGAACCTGGATAAAGCCACACGCGATCAATTGGACCGCGGCGCGAGACTGGTCGAGTTGCTCAAACAGCCGCAGTTTGAG of Armatimonadota bacterium contains these proteins:
- the atpH gene encoding ATP synthase F1 subunit delta, whose translation is MATIDFRVARRYASAVFAAASKARKVDAVTSDLAQFSALVGGSASLQSLWRSPLIPASSKEAAVVAALKGKCETLTVSLLTLLIAKSREEMLPGVVTELQRLADAAKGVVRAEAVFALPPTPDQIGRLRRSLELRTGQRVELTVDTEPAVLGGVLVRLQDTLIDGTVRGSLERMRDHLLAEAQS
- the atpA gene encoding F0F1 ATP synthase subunit alpha; protein product: MLMAIRPEEITGILERELGGLSGHLNEVGVGTVLQVGDGIARIYGLQDCMVSELLEFLDSRGNPVLDSNGAPVRAIALNLEEDNVGAVVLGPIEQIKEGTVVKRTSRIVEVPVGEKMLGRVVSALGDPLDGGGPIVTTETAFIEARAPGVVDRQPVKEPLQTGLKAIDALVPIGRGQRELIIGDRGTGKTAIALDAIINQKGGDVICIYVAIGQKATTVGNVKLALEANGAMAYTIIVSAAASDPAPMQYIAPYTGCAIGEFFRNQGKHALVIYDDLSKHAVAYRQVSLLLRRPPGREAYPGDVFYLHSRLLERAAKVREDYVIVARDAAAETSTGVDGKVYEGGDGSKEAKKAAAALPNAAEVEVRRVPGTGGTLTALPIIETLASDVSAYIPTNVISITDGQIFLEPDLFFAGVRPAINVGISVSRVGRSAQVNGMKKVAGRMRLDLAQYREVQAFSQFASNLDKATRDQLDRGARLVELLKQPQFEPMPVEKMITIIFAGYHGDLDDIPVADVQRFEQEFHPWLAENYPDVIEKIRHSLDVDEPTEATLIKALAAFKAQFQR